The DNA segment AAATCGATAGCTAGACCATAATTATGATAGCTCTGTCCACCGCGTGCGTAGGTTACAATACTACCTTCAATTGAGCGTCCTTTGTCGTACAACACATCTTGGGATTCTATAGATCGAAAACTATCACTAATTATAATAGGAATGCCAATTTTTTCTACTCTCTCAAGTAATTGATTGCTCTTTTCTTCAACAATCGGATGCAAGCCTTCTGGTAAAGGTCGTTCCTGTCGTTCTTCTTTAGATTCTAGCTCATTGTGCACCCAAACAAAGATGAGTCCGCCAATAACGAGCCAAAATGCAATATTTAATCCAACCCAAAATCGTTTCAAGCGAACTCCTCCTTTCTACACACTACTCTCCATCTTACGAAATTTAATACTTACTTTCAATGGTTTATACTAGCTAAATGGCATAGCCACAATTCCCCCTTAAATTGTGGCTAGCATTTGGGTTGAAACTCTATCAGGCTCGTTAAAGAAAACACCAAATCCGACTAAAAAATTTCTTGGCAGAGCTAGCGAACAGTTGCATCAGAAACGGTTTCCGGGTCGCTATGGAGCGCAAATAGACTGCAGGATAACCTGAAAAAGAAGCAACGAGCGATGTGACAAGTTACATCGCTCGTTCACTTTCTGGCAGGCAATACTGTGCCGCATGTGCATCCGTCGCTAACCTACAACCTACAAGTGCATAAGTCTTTTAATTTGGTTAACTAGTTAATGGTCACTCACTGCTTTGAAAGTAATCAGCCGAAGATACAATTTCGGCTGATTTCAGCTAGCTTTACAGTTTGTGCGATTTTATTTTCTACAGACCTGGATAGCAGGATTTTCAGGAGCGTAGCGAAAAAAACCCATTTAATTTCCTCTGTTTCACACATTACACAGTTTGAAAAAATCCTTTCATGAAACTTTAAAGAAAGAAAAGATAAACATCTGTGAATAAACCAGTTGAGGTATTTTCGTTAAATAGTCTAGCTAGCCATTTACTAGCAACATCGAATGATTGCCCTTCAAATAGTCGGTTGGTATTTGGCATGACTCTCGGAAATCGTAGAGAGTGCTAAACCATCTAGATAGGATATACGTAACAGTGTGGCAAAACCTTCTTCGCATTTTTGGAGAATTAACTCACTGGAACCCCTAGTCGTATACTTATAAAAAGCCGTTCCTCAGAAGAGGAACGACTCAGCAAAATTAAGCTGTAACATCTCGTTTTGTAAATGACCAGAAACTAACACCTATAAATATCACCATATAAACGGTCAAGACCACAAGGGATAAAGGCCAAGTCATCCCCGGAACAAACATTTGACCATTAATATAACCTGTTAAATCAGTATGTGTAAATAAGATGTATTTAGCAACTTCATACTTGCTTAAGAAGAACACGATATTTGGTCCTGCGAATAATAGGAATATTGATAATCCAATTGCTAGAGAACTTGAACGGAAGACGCTCCCAATCATGAATGCAAATGTTGTATACACAATCACACCTACGAATTGTAATACATACAACAAGAAAACACGTCCCCAATAAGACACTTCTTCAACTGATCCGTTACGATACTCTAAAATTACACCATTACCTGAATCATAGAACAAGTAACTGGCAATCATAGTTGAGACAAATGCAATAATCGTTAACACAAATGCAAATAACAAAGTTGTTAAGTATTTAGAGGTTAAGATTTTCCAGCGTTTCACTGGTCTACTTAATAACATTTTGATGGTACCTTGCGAAAACTCAGACGCTACAATACTTGCAGCTACAATTACAGAAAACAAGATTACCAATGACAACATGACATGTGAATCGTAGACAGATTGCTCTCGCCCATTAGGATCCATTGGTTCCAAGTTTTTATCTAAACGATATTCGGAAATAGCTAGCTCTTTTTCTAATTGTTTTTTTGATGCATCATCTATGTTTGGATCGGCAAGTTGGGCTGTTAAAAACGCTTGATTTTCAGCTTGATTTTCTTCCCATGAAGGCTGATTTGGTGGTTGTTCGTTAGTGGATTGAACCCACTTCATAATTCCCCCAACCCCGATTAAGATAACTACAAGCATTACTACTATTATCCAAGTGGCTTTCTTTTGCCATAATTTCATCCATTCATTTCTTATGAGATTCAGCAATTTGGCCACCTCCGGTCATTTCTAAGAATTGGTCTTCAAGTGTTTTGCGGAATGGTTGCACTGCGAATACTTGAAGATTTGCATCTATCAACGCTTTAACAATTGATGGAATTTGTTCTTGTTCTATTTTGGCAATAAAACCTGTTCCGCTAACTTCAAGTTCTAAACCGTGAGCTATTAACAGTTCCTGTGTTTGTTCAACTGGATGAGCTTCAATATAATAATGCGCTTGTTCTTTTTGGTTCATTTCTCGAATGTCGATGAGTTGACCGTTTTGAATCACGGCAATTCGATCACACATAAGTTCAATTTCAGAGAGCATATGACTTGATACAAATACCGATACTCCATCCTCTACTGCAATTTTTCGCAAATATGTACGGAATTCACGAATTCCTGCAGGGTCCAAGCCATTCGTAGGCTCATCTAAAATTAAGAACTTCGGACGGTGTAGTAGTGCTTGTGCTAAGCCAAGACGCTGGCGCATGCCTAACGAATAAGAAGACACTTTTTCATGAATACGATTTTGCATGCCCACTTGTTCAACTACTTCGGTAATGCGTTGTTTTGAAATCGATTTGTCCATTCGTGCAAAGTGCAGTAAATTTTTCCATCCCGACATATATTTGTACATTTCAGGATTTTCTACAATTACACCGACTTTGCTCATTGCTTCTTCAAAATTATCATGTAGAACTTGACCTTCTATTATCACTTCTCCGTTCGAAGGTTCCATTAGTCCCACCATCATTCGAATCGTTGTGGTTTTACCTGATCCATTGGGTCCTAAAAATCCGGTAATTTGACCAGGATATAATTTTATGTTCAAGTTATCGATAATCTTCTTTTTTCCGATTGTTTTTGATAATTGCTTTAACTCAACGATTGGTTGTTGTTCCATGTTCTTCACCTTCCTTAAATAGCGACATCATCCATGATATTGTATCTTTTCCATATAGATCACGGATGTTTTCCGTTTCTTCATGAGCAATCACTTGCCCATCTTTTAGTATGACGATTTCGTCAAGCAAAGGTTCAACCTCACGTATCTCATGTGTTGATAGAACAATTGTCTGCTTCTCTGTATCTGTAAATTTAATCAAACCTTTCATAATATCTTGGCGAACCATCGGATCGAATCCGGAAAACGGCTCATCCAATAAATAATAAGGTGTGTTTCTACCAAGTGTAATTGCCACTTTCGCTCGTCCACGACTACCTTTTGATAGATTTTTTAACTTGTCATCCAAGGAAATATTTAGAAAATCCGCAATATGACTAGCTTTGTCAAGACTAAAATCATCAAACTGTGATTCGTAAAAACGAAATAATTGGGCAACTGTAAAGTTTGGGTAGAACATGTCTGCATCCGGCAAATATGAAATATGAGTAGCAGACCTTCTTGTTATAGGTAAACCATCGAGTGTAATCGAGCCGTTTGTCGGTTTAAGTAAACCTGCCATTAGTTTTATTAATGTAGATTTACCACCACCATTTTCACCTGCAAGACCCATTATCTTTCCTTTAGTTATCAATAAATTTATATCAGTCAGCGCTTTTTTATGACCAAATTTTCTTGATACATTTTGCAGTTCAATCATGCTACTCACCTCCTTTACGGATTTGCAACGATTCAATCATTTCTTGTTTTGAGAACCCAAGACCTTCTGCATGATGAATAAATGAAGCAATCAAAGTCTCTTTCATGTCTTTACGTAATTCTTTCAACTTAATTTCATCTTTAGTGACAAACGTCCCTTGCCCGCGCTTCGTCTCGGTAATG comes from the Paenisporosarcina antarctica genome and includes:
- a CDS encoding M15 family metallopeptidase, producing MKRFWVGLNIAFWLVIGGLIFVWVHNELESKEERQERPLPEGLHPIVEEKSNQLLERVEKIGIPIIISDSFRSIESQDVLYDKGRSIEGSIVTYARGGQSYHNYGLAIDFVLLNSDGTISYDLQRDLNGNDEPDWFEVVRIAKDLGFLSGAEWPGFKDYPHLEYTFGLSIRDLQNGWRPEDKMDEK
- a CDS encoding ABC transporter permease is translated as MKLWQKKATWIIVVMLVVILIGVGGIMKWVQSTNEQPPNQPSWEENQAENQAFLTAQLADPNIDDASKKQLEKELAISEYRLDKNLEPMDPNGREQSVYDSHVMLSLVILFSVIVAASIVASEFSQGTIKMLLSRPVKRWKILTSKYLTTLLFAFVLTIIAFVSTMIASYLFYDSGNGVILEYRNGSVEEVSYWGRVFLLYVLQFVGVIVYTTFAFMIGSVFRSSSLAIGLSIFLLFAGPNIVFFLSKYEVAKYILFTHTDLTGYINGQMFVPGMTWPLSLVVLTVYMVIFIGVSFWSFTKRDVTA
- a CDS encoding ABC transporter ATP-binding protein; this encodes MEQQPIVELKQLSKTIGKKKIIDNLNIKLYPGQITGFLGPNGSGKTTTIRMMVGLMEPSNGEVIIEGQVLHDNFEEAMSKVGVIVENPEMYKYMSGWKNLLHFARMDKSISKQRITEVVEQVGMQNRIHEKVSSYSLGMRQRLGLAQALLHRPKFLILDEPTNGLDPAGIREFRTYLRKIAVEDGVSVFVSSHMLSEIELMCDRIAVIQNGQLIDIREMNQKEQAHYYIEAHPVEQTQELLIAHGLELEVSGTGFIAKIEQEQIPSIVKALIDANLQVFAVQPFRKTLEDQFLEMTGGGQIAESHKK
- a CDS encoding ABC transporter ATP-binding protein — protein: MIELQNVSRKFGHKKALTDINLLITKGKIMGLAGENGGGKSTLIKLMAGLLKPTNGSITLDGLPITRRSATHISYLPDADMFYPNFTVAQLFRFYESQFDDFSLDKASHIADFLNISLDDKLKNLSKGSRGRAKVAITLGRNTPYYLLDEPFSGFDPMVRQDIMKGLIKFTDTEKQTIVLSTHEIREVEPLLDEIVILKDGQVIAHEETENIRDLYGKDTISWMMSLFKEGEEHGTTTNR